The DNA window ACAAATCCGGCCCTCGCGCTGGCGCCAGCCAGTTTTCCGTGCCGCCCGTCAGGATGACCGGCGCGCGGCTTCCGTGGCGGCGGATTCCACGCGGGCGCGGTAGTCGCTCCACCACGCCGCATCGCCCGGGGCCAGATTGTCGTTGCCCGCCACCATTCCGGCGGCGCCGTCGACGAGTTCGCGGACGATGTCGGCGTGCCCGGCGTGCCGGTGCGTCTCGGCGGTCATGTGGACCAGCACCCGGTGCAGCGTCACCTCGTTCTTGCCTTCCGGCCAGTGCGGCACCCTGCCCATCGATTCCAGTGAAAGCGCCTCGATCGTCGCGTCCGAATGCGCGCACACCCTGCGGTAGAGACCGACGATCTCCGCACGCGTCTCGTCCGCGGTGGCCCACATGTCCGCGTTCGGCTCGGCGTCCTCGGTCAGCCACGGCATCGGCTCGGGGCACGGGCGGCCGAAGACCGTGCCGAAGTACCCCGATTCGCACCCGGCGAGGTGCTTGACCAGCCCGAGCAGGTTGGTGCCGGTGGGGGTCAGCGGGCGGCGGATGTCGTACTCGCCGAGCCCGTCGAGCTTCCACAGCAGGGCGTCCCGCCCCG is part of the Amycolatopsis sp. CA-230715 genome and encodes:
- a CDS encoding DinB family protein; this encodes MTGPKSELHHYLRAGRDALLWKLDGLGEYDIRRPLTPTGTNLLGLVKHLAGCESGYFGTVFGRPCPEPMPWLTEDAEPNADMWATADETRAEIVGLYRRVCAHSDATIEALSLESMGRVPHWPEGKNEVTLHRVLVHMTAETHRHAGHADIVRELVDGAAGMVAGNDNLAPGDAAWWSDYRARVESAATEAARRSS